Genomic segment of Dermochelys coriacea isolate rDerCor1 chromosome 16, rDerCor1.pri.v4, whole genome shotgun sequence:
TGAAGTCTAAAATCAGTGAAGAGCCTTGTGATTTCAGGAAAACAAaccatgcacattttaaaatgattgctACTAGCCAACCCTGGGTTGTCAAGCAAAGTAAAGAAGTTGAAGACAAGAGAAATTTCTGCAAAACCGGAGGGGAACAAATAATTGAAAGCACACACTTCTCTGATTCAAGTAGCGATGATGGTATCGAAGAAGCCATTCAGCTTTATCAGCTGGAGAAAATCAAGAAAGAGGCGAATCCTACAACAGACTTGCAAAAAGGTGTGGCAGACATTTCTGCAAGCCTAACAATCAGATCAACAAAATGTGCATCGGCAGAAGACCCTAAAAAATCTTTAAGCCGCaagaggagagagattagtaCAAAATCTACACAATTAAAAGGCACTGGCAATGAATTTAACAAACTGTTTAAGCCATTGAAAAAAGGCAGAAGTTGTACATCTCCAGTAAACAAAATTGCCAAATGCGAGCTCACGTTGCAGGCTTCTTGCAGGTCAGACACGTCTGCAGAACTGATGTGTGCGGAAGCCATCCTTGACATTTCCAAAACAATCATGCCACCCCAAATGGGAGGTGAGGACAAATCATTTTCAGCAAACCCTTTCTTCTATCCCCAAAACATGCCTTCCTCCCACCGTGAAAGTGACAGCAGTCCTGTGGACAGCGATGATAGCATAGAGCAGGAAATCAGGGCTTTTTTGGCTCTCAAGGCACAGTCAGAAAGTCTTGTAACAAAACCTGATAATCTGTCCTACTCTGTCCAAAGGCCTTTGTCTTCTGAATGTAACAGTGTAATTGATGGCCTTGAACCTTCCCTCCCCAAAACTTTAAATCTATCGTTGAGTCGTAAAAGGAGACTTAAAGGAGAAAGCAAAGTAGCAAAACAGAGCATAGACATTAAAACGGAAGGGATGGAGATGGGGTGTATCCAAGCGGTTTATGGTAATAGCGCCAAAATGCCAGTTTTGCAAGATGGGAGTGGCCTGAGCAGTCATAGAAAAGCCTCTGAAGCTGGAAGGTCTAGTAACAAAGAAACAAGTCAGCAGCTGATCTCTACAGAATTAACTGGGCTTGTTGAGAAGCATGTAGCTTTAGACTTTGCAAACAGCTTGATGCAGGTTCAGAGTAACACAAGAGAACTGATAAAAAATACAGTCCAGGCTCAAGAGAGAGATGGTACAGATGACAAGAGCAGTTCTCTGGACAGCGATGAAGATCTTGATAGTGCTATCAAAGACCTCTTAAGGTCCAAGAGGAAACTAAAGAAAAAGTCCAAAGACCAAAAAATCCAATGCAAGAAGAAAGTCAGATTTGGTGACACAGAAACCCAGCTTTTGGATGAACTCAGTAGCCTCCAGCAAAAGGACTGGAAATGTAAAAGTCCTATTCTGTTAAAAAGCTGCCTTTCAAAATCACATAAAGATACTGAGGAAAATGCAGTTAGAAGCCCACAGAACAATGTAAATGGCAGGCTGTCAAAGGGAAGATCAGAAAGCATAAAGGACTTACCGTTTGCATTgcagtttaaaaaagaatgtaaacCTAAACCAGTTTGCAACCAGAATAACCTGGAGGCAGCTAAAAATAAAAGATGTTCTGTGACTGCTACTTCAGCAACAGATGACAGCAGCTCTGTGGATAGCGACGACAGCATTGAACAAGAAATTAGGAAATTTTTGGCAGAAAAGGCTAAAGACTCTGCAAGCAGTATGGAAATACGGAGGGTTAACTTAACTGCTGACTCATTGAGAGTTACCAAACCACGTGCaaataaaggaaaagcaaagCATCAGCTAATCGAAAATGAGACTAACATGTTATCAGGTCAgagtaaaaaaactaaaaaagtaACTCAGCAAACAGATGAACTGAAAAGCTCTCTGAGAACTGTAGGAGAAAGTGCAATAATGCATGATAGTGGGGAAAGTGCATCCTACGCAGAGAATGTGTACCTCCATACTACTCTGGAGTTGAAGGCTGAGCAAGGGACAGTGTGGACTAAAGGTGTAGCTGCTGGTGCTTTATCTGTAAAAGGAAATTCATTAAGTAAAAAGGGTACTATAGAGCCTAAGCAGAAAAGCCTTCCCTTGCCACACAGCAAAGTTGGTGGGTGTAAATTGCAAAATTACTTTAATGCTAAGTCTAGTTCCAAAAGAAATAGCACCTTTCAGTTAAAAATTTCCAGCAAATTTATAGCTGGTCTAAAGTATGCTCGTGATagaaagaaatctgtgctttTAAACAAAAGGCAAAATGTAGAACTTCCACTTCCCCATAGCAGCACATTAAGGACTGAGATAACTCTCCCGAACGTTTGTGCACTTGAACAGAAAAGTGGAGCCTTGGTGCAAAATGGGAACCTTGGTGGAGAGGGAAAGACAGGAATAAACGAAGCAAATTTTACTCAGAGCCTTATAGTAGAGGAGACAAGTCTCCATTTAGCAGAAACCTGTGAAAAACTGGAGGCTGCTTCTTTGCATGTTGAAACTGAAGTGGATGATTACAGAAAGGATAACACTTTGGGAGACAAGCAGATGTACTGCAGCTCAGATTCAAATCCAGATCCCCCATTGCAGGAACCCATCATGGCAGCAGTAGATGAGGACCAAGTTAGTGTAGGAACATTTATTTTTGAGAGCCAAAACACATACActaaggaagaggaaggagagagccAGCAAGACAGCAACAGGCAGGAAGAAATTAATGTACCCAACTCTACTTTGGAAGGGAAAATGTTAGTCCAGCGAAGTAGGGAAGCTGATTGTAAAGAGGACCATGTTCAGGAAGTTTTAGACAGAAGTTCTGCAGAATTTAGTGACATAGCTGTAGAGGAATGCACAAGTTCCCTGGTGAAAAGTGAGGTGTCAGATTtgtaagtactttttttttttttataacaacaTTCAGTCTTTTTAGAAAATACCTATCATTGTAAATATCTTGATAA
This window contains:
- the PPP1R26 gene encoding LOW QUALITY PROTEIN: protein phosphatase 1 regulatory subunit 26 (The sequence of the model RefSeq protein was modified relative to this genomic sequence to represent the inferred CDS: deleted 2 bases in 1 codon); protein product: MSSLPARMFLMNASPLIALQTKWESFGQSRSCRYPVCFSESEEDVTRASVSAKVQMIINNLQSQESSLGMNNDYDCITQKKRKGEKRGNRLASSTRMLQQHTKYSKCDCPADSDGTEVEDSSEFGTLLLDSDSDDSVDRDIEEAIQEYLKKKSKSIQPLPNNAECSDRIDGDKRVKRELSQNKVTNNLLPMKFKAEMVTEGFISDHLGICEKLRSASPLSISSDDSFEQSIHAEIVQFLNEKKQQETNKCVIVEDKKLEQRETQVKSMFKCNKESANKANRSTLKQGSKALLLRHQPKLRKTNVQSKCLKSKISEEPCDFRKTNHAHFKMIATSQPWVVKQSKEVEDKRNFCKTGGEQIIESTHFSDSSSDDGIEEAIQLYQLEKIKKEANPTTDLQKGVADISASLTIRSTKCASAEDPKKSLSRKRREISTKSTQLKGTGNEFNKLFKPLKKGRSCTSPVNKIAKCELTLQASCRSDTSAELMCAEAILDISKTIMPPQMGGEDKSFSANPFFYPQNMPSSHRESDSSPVDSDDSIEQEIRAFLALKAQSESLVTKPDNLSYSVQRPLSSECNSVIDGLEPSLPKTLNLSLSRKRRLKGESKVAKQSIDIKTEGMEMGCIQAVYGNSAKMPVLQDGSGLSSHRKASEAGRSSNKETSQQLISTELTGLVEKHVALDFANSLMQVQSNTRELIKNTVQAQERDGTDDKSSSLDSDEDLDSAIKDLLRSKRKLKKKSKDQKIQCKKKVRFGDTETQLLDELSSLQQKDWKCKSPILLKSCLSKSHKDTEENAVRSPQNNVNGRLSKGRSESIKDLPFALQFKKECKPKPVCNQNNLEAAKNKRCSVTATSATDDSSSVDSDDSIEQEIRKFLAEKAKDSASSMEIRRVNLTADSLRVTKPRANKGKAKHQLIENETNMLSGQSKKTKKVTQQTDELKSSLRTVGESAIMHDSGESASYAENVYLHTTLELKAEQGTVWTKGVAAGALSVKGNSLSKKGTIEPKQKSLPLPHSKVGGCKLQNYFNAKSSSKRNSTFQLKISSKFIAGLKYARDRKKSVLLNKRQNVELPLPHSSTLRTEITLPNVCALEQKSGALVQNGNLGGEGKTGINEANFTQSLIVEETSLHLAETCEKLEAASLHVETEVDDYRKDNTLGDKQMYCSSDSNPDPPLQEPIMAAVDEDQVSVGTFIFESQNTYTKEEEGESQQDSNRQEEINVPNSTLEGKMLVQRSREADCKEDHVQEVLDRSSAEFSDIAVEECTSSLVKSEVSDFLWTRRGIFPQLAVAASEDCFAGSVFALLGGRQSSLRTSIDPGLTIQPYIILSPTQLCKNLTLKIPNGRREFQAKNWKQWRK